Within Sphingobium sp. KCTC 72723, the genomic segment TCACCGGCTTCTTTGCGGCCAAGGGGTTGGAGGAGATCGCGATCAGCGATGTCGAACGCATGTCGGGCGGCGCGTCCAAGGAACAGTTCGCCTTCACCCTGCACCACAGGGCCAGCGTGCATCCTGAACGGCTGGTGCTGCGCATGGACCCGCTGGAGGCGATCGCCCAGACCTGCCGGGGGCGGGAGGGTGAGATCCAGCGGATCATGGGCCATCATATGCCGGTTGCGCTGGTGCGCTGGTTCGACGCCGATGGCGATTTGCTGGGGCAGCCCGCCGTCATTCTGGAATTTGTGCGCGGCGTGACTCAGCCCAGCGAAGGCGGCGCGGCGGGCGTGTCGGGTATGGGCGGGCGTCTGGGCAGTTTGATCGACCGGCTGGCACCGCAATATATCGACGCGCTGGCAAAGACGCATCGGTTCGACTGGTCGCGCGCGCATCTGCGCTATTTCGATGCACCCCGCGCCAACAGTAACCAGGCGGCGATCTGGCAGGTCAACTGGTGGTCGCAGGTCTGGTGGGACTGCTTGGTCGAGCCGGTGCCGGTGGTGACGCTGGCCGAACGCTGGCTGCGCGAACATGCGCCGGTGTGCGACGCGGCGATGCTGGTCCATGGCGATTTGCGCATGGGCAATTTCATGTTCGAGGAACACAGTGGCCAGTTCACCGCCGTGCTGGACTGGGAACTGGCCCATATCGGCGATTTCCACGAAGACATTGCCTGGACCATGCAGAAACTATTTGGCGCGTGGGGCGACGATGGTCGTTTTCTGGTCAGCGGCCTGCTGACCCGCGAAGATTTCATCAGCCGCTATCAAACGGCGTCGGGCAACCGGATCGATCCGGCCCGGCTCCATTATTATGAGGTGCTCAACGCCTATAAATGCGCGGTCATGGACCTGGGGCAGGCGATGCGCGCATCGGTCGCCAGCAATAATCATCAGGAGGTGGTGCTGACCTGGCTGGGATCTGCCGGGGCTGTATTCCTGAACGACATCATACAGTTGATACGGAGGACTTGAGCGATGTTACCCAGTATCGATCTGCGCATCGCCAATGTTATAAAGGCGCTGGAGCAGGTCATCCTGCCCGCGCTCATGCCGCGCGAACGGCTCGCCAGGGACCAGATCAACCTGTGTATCGGCCATCTGCGGATGATCGGCGAACAATGGCGCTGGGCCGCCGCGTTCGAGAACGGGTCGTTTCACGCGATGATCGCGCTGGCCAAGGCTATGCAGGCGTCGGTCGACCCGTTCTACGCCGATGAACTGGCGGCGGCGATCATGTCGGCCGACGCGATAGAGGGGGGTGATCTGGCCACCGTGGAACATGGCATCGTTGCGCTGGGCGGTTTAATCGACCGCATCATCCTGGGCGAGGATGGGCAGTTTCCGCTGGCCCCCGAACTCTGGGACGCGGTGCTGACCTATGGCGAGAGGCAGGCGACGCGCGAGCGGACATGGTTTGCGGCGACCGGGCTTGACCCTGACCGGCATGAATTGCCCGGCATTGCGGAGATGATGACCCGATGAAGCATGAAAGCCCGGTCCTGCCACAGGATGATCCCGCAGGATTGTTGGCGCAGATGGTGGCGCATACCCGTTATGAGGATATTCCCGCCGACGTTATCGACCTGGCCAAGCGCGCGATTCTGGATACGCTGGCCGTCACTATCGCAGGATCCGGCTGGGAAGTTGCGCCCGCCATCGCCGATCAGGTAGCGGAATGGGGCGGGACGCCGCAGGCGCGGGTGCTGGTGCATGGCCATGCGGTTCCTGCGCCCATCGCCGCGTTTGCCAATGGGGTAATGGCCCGCGCCATCGATATGGGTGATGTCCATGAAACCGGCGGCCATGTCACCGAATGGAATGTCCCGGCGATGCTGTCCGTCCTGGGCATCGCGCCGGGGCCGGTCAGCGGGCGCGATTTCCTGACCGCTTATGTGACCGGCGCGGAAGTGGGCGTGCGTGCGAGCGCTGCGCTGAACCTTGTCCGTTATCACACTAATTGGGGGATGCCGGGCGAATGGAACGGCCCGCTCTGCGCCGCCGCGTCGGTCGCGCGCATCCTGGGCATGGATGCGGACGAGACATGGAACGCGATGGGCATGGCCTATACTGTCCATGGCATGTCGGAATATAATAAATATTCCGAAGGCACGCAGATGGCGCGGGTCCAGCATAGTTTTGCGGGCGATACGGCGGTCAAGGCCGCGTTGCTGACGCGGCGCGGAGTGACGGCCCCGCGCGGTATCTTTCAGGGCGTACCAAGCGGCATATTGCGCCATATCGCGTGGGACGATGTGCGGCCCGAATTGCTGACCGACGGGCTGGGCACGCGCTGGCAACTGGCAGAGGGGCGTTCGATGAAGCCCTATTCGGCGTGCAAGTTCACGCATAGTTTCATCGCCAGCACTGCCACGATCATGCAGGGCGAAGGGCTGGACTGGCGCGATATCGACCGGATCGATTGTATTGGCAGCACTAGTCCGCGCATGACGTTCGAACCTGCCGCCGCAAAATGGAACCCGGGCACCGTTGCGCAAGCCATGTTCAGCGCGCCCTATACAATTGCGACGGCGGCGATGACGGGCGGCTTTTTCCTTCAGGATTTGCACGCCGACCTGATGATGGATGATGACCGCCGCGCGCTGATGCAGCGGGTGCATATCCTGTGCGATCCCGATCATGTCGATCAGTTTGAAGGGTTCAGCGTCGCGATCACCATGCAGGACGGTCGCCGCTTCGCCCATGTCACGCCCTATGTGAAGGGGCATAGCCGCAATCCGATGACGTGGGATGATCTGGCCGACAAGCTGGCCCGTTGCGCGCCCTTTGCAGCGATAGCCTTGCCACAGGTCAAGCTCGACCGGCTCGTCGCGCTGTGCCGCGATATGGAGCAGGTCGATGACATGACCGCGCTGATCGATTGCCTGACCCCCTCTCACCCCGCTTGACCTTTCCCCAAGGAGATTATGATGAAGGCCGCCATACTCAACGCGCTCGATGGCACGTTCCAGATCGAGAATATCGACATCGACACGCCGCGCGGGCGCGAGGTTCTGGTCGAGGTCAAGGCGTCGGGCCTGTGCCATTCCGACCTGCATTTTGCCGAGCAGGATTTCGGCGTGCCGTTGCCCGCCGTGCTGGGGCATGAACTGGCCGGTGTCGTCCTGGCGATTGGCCCGGAAGTGCGCGAATTTGCCGTGGGCGATCATGTGGTGGGGTCGCTGATCCAGTTTTGTGGCCATTGCCGCGCTTGCATCGGCGGCAAGACCTATCAATGCACCCATCCGGAAGAAACGCTGCGCGACGATCCCGCACACGCCCACCGCCTGACCCGTAATGGCGAGGGCGTGGCCCAGGTGTTCGGCACCGGCGCCTTTGCCGAACGTGCGCTGGTGCATGAAAATCAGCTGGCCATCGTGCCCAAGGAACTGCCCTTCGCTCAAGCGTCCCTGCTGGGTTGTGGCACGATCACCGGCGCTGGCGCGGCGATCAACACGGCGTCGGTCCGGCCGGGCGATACGGTTGCGGTCATTGGCATCGGCGGCGTTGGGCTGAACGTGATTTCGGGCGCGCAACTGGCCGGGGCCGCGCGGATCGTGGCGATCGACAGGCAGCCCAAGAAGGAGGAACTGGCGCGCCGGTTCGGGGCCACTGATTTCATCGATGCGTCGGCGGGCGACAGCGTTGCCGCGCTCCAAGCGCTGATCCCCGGCGGCGTGGACCATGCGTTCGAAGTGGTCGGCATCAAGGCGACGTCTGAACAGGCAATCAAGATGGTTCGCAAGGGTGGCGGCGCCTATCTGATCGGGGTCCATGCGCCGACCAGCACGATCGACGTCAATGTGACGGTCGACTTGCTGACCAATCAGGTCGATCTGCGCGGCGTTTATATGGGGTCATCCAATATCAAGCATGACATACCGATGTATGCCCGGCTCTATCTGGAAGGAAAACTCAACCTGGACGATCTGATTTCGCGCGAGATCAACTTGGCCGACATCAATGAGGCCTATGAGGAACTCAAAGGAGGATCCATCGCCCGCAGCGTCATCACATCTTTCTAGGTGAGGCGAGAGGATGTGCTGCCCTTGGCCGTGCGTGCATATGCGCTCGGCCGGGCAGCATCCCCTAAAAGCTATGGACGTCGATTGGGTCATTCACTCGATCGATGGTAGTGCAACAGGGCCAGGGTATGAACCGCCCTGCCGCAGCAATCGCATAGATGAGCCGCATGTCACAGAACAAGCATATTTTGCCGACAAAGCGCATTCATAATTTCCGAGATTATGGCGGCTATACGGTTCGAGGCGGTGGCCGTTTAAGACCTGCCATGCTCTTTCGTTCGGGTGAACATTCCAAAGCCACCACATCTGACCTGGCACTCGTTGACGACTTGGCTCTCAAGGCTATGATCGATTTGCGCAGTCTGGATGAGCGCGTTGCAAAGCCCAATCGCTACAGCGTCTCCAGTCGGGCAAAAATTCTATTTTCTGATAGCTATATTCATGCCCGTCCACCCCATGAGGCAATTATGGACGTTGCCGCTACACCGCAAATGGTCCGTGCGCGCCTCTTGGAATATTATAGAATCAGTCCTTTCAAACCAGAGCAAATTAATTGCCTTCGTCTCTATTTTTCAGCGTTGATCGAAACTGATGGGGCGACATTGGTGCATTGTGCCGCCGGAAAGGACAGGACGGGTATAGCCGTTGCGCTGTTCCACAAAATCATTGGGGTGGAGATCGGCGATATATTCGCCGACTATCTTCTAACTAATGAGGCAGGGGATTTGAACGACCGCATCGCTTCATTTGGCTATAGCGTGCGCGCGCATCTAGGGGATGATCTGAGCGAAGAAACCCTGAGAATAAGTTTGTCGGTAGAAGAGCAATATCTCAATGAAATGTTCAAATCTATATATATTCAGCATGAATCAATCGAAGAATATTTTCGCAAAATATTAAAATTTGATAATTGCCAAATAGATTATCTTATGAATAAATTTGTTGTTTAGATTATGAAAATTGAATTTTGAATATTTTGGATTTTTCCTGCTTGATTTGTGATTCAAGGCCCTGGGCTGGCGAATAAAAGTGGCCGGTGTGTAGTAAATAATGGCGCGATGCTTAAAAATCAAAACTGCGATTGTGGACTAGGAAAGGTCGAGCATTCGGCGGAGCCAGTGCGACGCGCGTTCAATCGCTGCGTCGGCGGTTGGAGCTTCTCCTGCCATGAACTGAAACACATGTTGCTCATCTGGATAGATCTCTAACGTCGTTTCGATGCCAACGGCACGCGCCTTTGTGGCCAAAGCATGACTGTCGTCGAGAAGAACGTCGTCGCCGCCGACCTGGATCAAGATCGGAGGGAGGCCCGTCAGATCGGCATGCAGCGGATTAGCCGTTGGATCATGGCGATCGCCGTCGGGTCCCAGCAGCAGCGCGATGAACTGGAGCGTGGCATCGCGGGAACCGAGGCGATCACGCTGGGCATTGCTTGTGTAGGATTCGCCCTTCGCTTCTGTATCAAGATAGGGTGCCATCGCCATTCCTGCCGCAGGCAGAGGCATATTGCGATCCCGTGCACTCAGCATTCCCGATAGCACCAGCGCGCGCCCGGCAGAATCTCCCACAAACGCGATGCAGGAACGATCAAAAGCCCGGTCGAGCAGCCAGTGATAGGCGGCGACAGCATCCTCGACGGGACCTGGATGGGAATTTTCCGGTGCGCGGCGATAATCGACGATCAGGGCATCGCACCCGACGGCCTTGGCGAAATGGCCATAGAGTTTGCGATGCGAGTACATCGAGCCCAGAACATAGCTGCCGCCAGGTAGGCATAGCAGGATATGACTGAGGATCGGTGTCGAATGCGGGATCCCCTCATTCTGCGAATAAATGACTGATAAAAAGGGATAATATGACTTACGAAGGGGTCTCGATCGACGCCGATCTATAGGGCGGCGCGGGCTTACAAACCGCTCTAGATCAATGCCTTAGCTAGATTCTGCCGGCGTTCCGCCTTCGACGCCGATCCTCATTTGCTGAAACAACGCGCGACCACGCAACCGCTGCCCGATCCTCAACTCCTAATTTAGTATGAGAAATAGATCAACGCGACCTAAGACATGCCAGCATCGGCGGACGCGTTGCGGATCAGTGCGAGCATCTTCAACCGGGCTTCCTCACCGTCGCCGCGCATGATCGCGTCGAACACGGCGTCATGGTCTGGCATCGGATCTCGGGATTCCTTGCGCTCGTCGCGTGCGAAGCGGGTGGTCCAGGCAACCACCGCCGTAACCGACGTTGCCAGGGTAGTGAGCGATTCGTTGCGCGTTGCGAGCAAGATTAGTCGATGGAAGCTTTGGTCCGCGGCGCGCCCCTCAAAGGTTTGCAGTCCGAAACGGCGCATTTCTTCCAGAGCATGGCCCATGCGCGAAATGTCCTGCCCGTCGCGTCGCAGCGCCGCGAATTGAGCGGCCGCCGGTTCCACCACCACGCGCAGTTCGAATATGTCCCGCAGGAATTGCGGCGTCGGTCCAGCCTCGAACATCCATGCGAGCACGTCGAGATCCAGCATGTTCCACCGCAGTCTATCGTTGATGCGGGTGCCGCTCTTGGTTCGGCTATAGACCAGCCCCTTGGCGGAAAGGACGCGGACGGCCTCGCGATAGGCGGTGCGCGATACCCCCTGTTCAGCGCTATATCGTTCCTCGCCCGGCAGGATGTCGCCTGGCTGATAACGGCCACCAACGATAGCAATCCCCAGATCATGGGCGATCCGGTCATGCACTGCCCGTTGTGGGGGATTGGACGGGCGGGAAAGGGGGTGGTCGTCGTCTTGCATCATCCCGCCTTGCTCGCCCATACTGCCTTGGTCGTCAAGATCGATCGGCTAAGTCCATATAATTGGTATGAGGAAAAAGACAGAATTTTTGCATCATGCAATTACTCCGTCAAATTATGGCTTGAAACCCGCCTCAACACACGTCATCTAGTATGAGAAATAAAAAACGACTCAAAGGGGATGCTTCAATGAAATATGGCGTGCAACTGTCCATCTCGCTGTTCGCGTTGGCGGCGGCGCAAGCGGCGGCGGCCCAGACCGGCGCTGGTCAGGCGGCCGGGAGTGCGAGCGATGGCGACATCATCGTCACCGGGATGCGCGCCAGCCTGTCGTCGGCCCAGAACATCAAGCGCAACGCGCAGCAACTGGTCGATTCCGTCGTGGCCGAGGATATCGGCAAGCTGCCCGACAATAATGTGGTGGAGGCGCTCCAGCGCGTGCCCGGCATCCAGGTGTCGCCCCGCGCCCGCGGCGAATCCGCCACCGTGTTGATCCGTGGCCTTCCCGACGTTGTGACGCTGGTCAACGGCCGCAACATCTTCAGCACCACCGGTCGCTCGCTTTCGCTGGCGGACGTTCCGGCGGATCTGGTCGCGGGCGTTGACGTCTACAAATCGCGCTCGGCCGAACAGCTGGAAGGCGGCATTGCCGGCCTCATCAATGTCCGCACGCGACGGCCCTTCGACTTCAAGGGATTTGAATTCGCGTTGGCAGGTCGCGAAGTCTATAGTGAGCAGCCCGACAGGATCGATCCTTATGCCAGCGCGCTCATCAGCAACCGCTGGTCGACTGGCATCGGCGAGATTGGCGCACTCGTGAGTGTCTCCTACCACAAGACCCGCTATCGCGACCAAACCATCTATAGCGGCGGCTATTTCGGCTATAATCTCGATAACAGCCGCGCGCCCTACACGCCCGGCGTTCCGCTCGACCCGCGTGGCACCAGTGCGGCTGATCCGAAAGTATTCCGCACCGACGTCATCGGTGCCTTCGACCGGATCGGCACCCGAACTCGCCCGGCGGTCAACGCGACGCTGCAATGGGCGCCCGACGATCGGCTGACTATCCATGCCGACGGCTTGTTTTACGGCTATCGCGAACGCGGCAACAGCAACCAGAATTTCACGTCGGTGAACGGCGCTTTGCTCGCACCGCTGGTATTCGTCGACGACACCAAGCTGGTCCAGTCGCTCAGCATCGCCAATGGCCGTGTCGCCAATTTCGGCGGAGCCTATCAGAATAAGGCGGACCGTTGGCAGGGGGCGCTAGGTGCCGACTGGACCAGCGGCGACTGGGAAGCATCGACCGAATTTTCCTATACCCGGTCCAAGGCCACCGACATCGGCAATAATCTGGATATCGACTTCATCGCCTCGCGCACCGACGCGGTATTCAACGATGGTTCGGGCGCACCCCGTTTCACCCTGCCTAATGACGACATCGCCGATCCGTCGCGCTATTATCTCTCGCGTCTGTCCACCACCCGCACGGTCGGCGACGGCAGGGAATTGGCCTGGCGTGGCGACCTGTCCTACCGGACGCCTTTCCTCATCTTCTCCGGCCTCGACGCGGGCATCCGTCTCAGCAAGCGCGACGCCAAATCGGACAGCTTCACCCAGACCATCAACTGCTCCGCAACTGGCGCGGTCCGGTGCAACAGCATCAAGGCGGCGAGCCTGCCCGGCCTGATAACGGTAACGCCAGGCGACTTTTATACCGGCACCCGCCAATTCGTGCGTCAATGGGCGACCCCGACCACCGATTATCTGCTGAACAATATAGGATCTCTGCGCCAGTTGTTCGGCCTCGCTCTAGGCGACCCGGCCTTCCAGGATACCCAGCATTTCGACATCGAGGAAAAAAACTATGCCGGCTATGGCCAGGCCAATGTAGATGTCGGCCGACTGGACGGCCAGATCGGCGTCCGTGTCATCCGCACCGACATCACGTCCAACGCCTTCCTGGTCCTGCGCGGCGCAACGTCGCCGGTCACCATCCGCAACAAGAGCACCGATATCCTCCCCAGCCTGGCGCTGCGCTATAAGCTCAAGGACAATCTCTTCCTGCGCTTTGCCGCCAGCAAGACGATCACCCGCCCCAGCTTCGCCCAGCTCAATCCCGCGCTGACCCTGACCCCGCCAGTGCCGGGGCAACAGCCATTCGGTCGCGGCTCCAGCGGCAATGCGGACCTGAGGCCGGTCCGGTCGGACAATTACGACCTGTCGCTCGAATGGTATATTGATCGTTCCAGCTCGATCACCGCGACGATCTTCCGCCGCGACGTCACCGGCTTCATTCAGTCGGTGACCAGCAATTTCGACATCGACTATCTGGGCGTGGACAATGGCGTCTATCAGATTACCCGGCCGGAAAATTCGGGGTCGGGCAAGCTGGAGGGCATTGAGGGCGGTTTCACGGTCTTCCCCAAAGGACTGCCGACCTGGCTCGACGGAATCGGCGTCAGCGCCAACGGCACCTATATCAAGGGTAAGAACAAGGCGCTGTCGCCGCTGCCAGGCGTTATCGGCTTTCTGGACATCCCGTTCCAGAATGTGTCGAAATATTCCGCGACAGGCACTTTGATATACGAAACGGGCGGCTTTTCGGCCCGCGCCTCCTATGTCTGGCGCGACAAATATAATGCGGGCCTGCATTTCACCGGGGTCAATCCCAACTTCATCACCAACGGCCAGATCAGCAATCTCGACCTGTCCATCTCCTATGAACTCAATCCCAACTTCACGATCGTCGCCGATGCGACCAATATACTCAAAAATCTCTACCAGACCTCGTTCAACGACCCCGGCCTCTACCCGCGCGACACCGTTCTTTACACGCGCACCTTCGCCGTCGGGTTCCGGGCGAAAATCTGATGTTCCTATCGAGAGGATGCCATATGACGATTTCCAGGGTGATCGCTTCGCTGTCAGTGCTGATGGCGCTGCCCAATGCGGCCCATGCGCAGGAAGCCAGACAGGTCACGATCAGCGTCGATGCGGCCAAGCCGGTGGGCAAGCTGCCCCCGGTCTGGCGCTTCTTCGGTGCGGACGAACCCAATTATGCGACGATGAAGGACGGTCGCAAATTGCTCGTCGAACTGGGCGAACTGAAAAAGGGGCAGGTCTATTTCCGCGCGCATAATCTGCTGAGCAGCGGTGACGGCACGGCCGCCTTCAAATGGGGCAGCACCAACGCCTATATGGAGACAAAGGACGGCAAGCCGGTCTATAACTGGGCCATCGTCGACGGCATCATCGATGCCTATCTGGAACAGGGTATCCGTCCCTATCTCCAGATCGGTTTCACCCCCGAAGCGATGGCGAATGCCCCGGCTGGCACGCCTTATCGCCATAGCTGGCGTCCGGGCTTTGCCTATAATCTGATCGCGACGGGCTGGACCTATCCGCCCAAGGATTATGAGAAATGGGCGGAACTGGTCCATCAATGGACGCTGCACAATATCGAACGCTATGGCCGGGCCGAGGTCGAAAAATGGTATTTCGAGGTCTGGAACGAACCGAACAGCGCCTTCTACTGGAGCGCCAGTCCCGAAGAATTCTACAAGCTGCATGACTATGCGATCGCGGCGGTCCGCAAAGCGTTGCCGACCGCGCGCGTTGGCGGACCGGACGTAGCCGGGCCGGGTGGCACCTTCATGGATGGCTTCCTGAAACATGTGTCGTCAGGCAGAAATTATGCGACCGGCCAGACCGGCACGCCCACTGACTTCCTGTCCTTCCATGCCAAGGGGCGACCGACCTTTGTCGATGGCCATGTCCGCATGGGCATAGCCACCCATCTGCGCGAAACCGATGGTGGCTTCACCAAGATACTGTCGATCCCGTCGCTTGCCAATAAGCCGGTCGTAATCGGGGAAAGCGACCCCGAAGGCTGCGCAGCCTGCCCCGGCCCACAAAATGCCTATCGCAACGGCACCATGTATTCCAGCTACACCGCCGCCAGCTTCGCGCGCATCTGGGAACTGGCCGAGAAGCGGAAGGTCAATCTGGAAGGCGTCGTTTCCTGGTCCTTCGAATTCGAGGACCAGCCCTGGTTCGCCGGCTATCGCCAGCTATCGACCAACGGCGTTGACCTGCCGGTGCTGAACGTTTTCCGCCTGTTCGCGCAACTGGGCGAAACGAAGCTGGCTACTACAAACGATGCCCAGGTGCCGCTGGATGTGCTGATGAAAAGTGGCGTGCAGGGGGATGCCGACATCGGTTCGATCGCCACGCGCACTACCGACGGCAAGGTCGCGCTCCTTGTCTGGCACTATCATGACGACGACGTCGCCGGACCGGATGCGCAGATCACGCTCAGCCTGAACGGCATCAAGGGCAAGCCTGCGCAGGCGAACCTGTGGCGGGTCGATGGGGATCATGCCAACGCCTTTTCCGCCTGGAAGACAATGGGATCGCCCCAGTCCCCCGATCAGGACCAGTATAAGCTGCTGGAAGCCGCATCGGTCATGCAACCGGAAAAGCTGCGCGTGACGAAGGGTCAAAGCAATGCCGCCAGCATCGACCTGCGCCTGCCGCGACAGGGCGTCGCCCTGATCGTCATCGACGGCCAGTAAGGACAAGGTGGTGGAGACCATGAAGCGGGCGGAGGCGCGGTCTTACGCAGGACGCTGGGCGATCGCGGCGATGATCACCGTCGCGATCGCCATCAGCTATCTTGATCGCCAGACGCTGCCCTGGGCGATCAAATATATCGAGGCCGACATTGCGATCGGCAACCAGACCAAGGCCATTCTCGATTCCGCCTTCCTCGCCACATACGGCATCATGTATCTAGGCGGCGGTTGGCTGCTCGACCGGGTCGGCACGCGGCGCGGCTTTTTGGCGATCATGATCTTCTGGTCGCTCGCCTGCGCCAGTCATGGGCTTGCCGGTGGCATTGTGGCGCTGGTGGTCAGTCGGTTACTGCTGGGCGTAGGGGAGGGCGGGGGCTTCCCCGCCGCCACTCGCGCCATCGCCGAATGGTTCCCGCCGGAACGCCGTGCCGCCGCCATGGGCCTCGTCAATGCCGGGACGGCCGTCGGCGCAGTGATCGCCCCGCCGCTGATTGCAGGCATATTGGCTTATGGCGACTGGTTCGGCCTGTCGAGCTGGCGCTGGGTTTTCTTCATCACCGGCGGCTTCGGTCTCGCCTGGGCGCTCTGGTGGTTCGCGACCTATCGCACGCCACCGGCTCTCGACACCGACACCCACGAAGCGGACGGCCTCGCCCCGACCATCGCTATGTTGCTGGCGCGCCGCGAAGTGCGCGGCCTGGTCGCCGCCAAGTTCCTGAGCGACGGAGCCTGGTATTTCTACCTCTTCTGGCTACCCAAATATCTGTTCGAAGTGCATGGCTTCGACCTAAAACAGGCCGCGACGATCGGCTGGATACCCTATGCCGCCTCCGGCGTCGGAAGCCTGTGCGGCGGCTGGCTATCGAGCCGTCTTCTCTCGTCGGGTCGCTCCGTCGACGCCGCGCGCAAGATCGCACTAGCCCTGAGCGCCGCCTGTATGCCCTGGGTCATGCTTGCGCCCATGACCGCGTCGGTCGCCGTTATAATTGCCATTTTCAGCCTCGCATTCTTCGGACAGCAAAGCTGGTCCACCCTCGTCATGACCCTGCCGACCGACCTCGCCCCGCGCAGCGCGCTCGGCCGCCTCGCCGGGCTGGTCGGCTTGGGCGGCGCATTTGGTGGCATCGTCATGGGACAGGCGGCGGGCTGGGC encodes:
- a CDS encoding MmgE/PrpD family protein; protein product: MKHESPVLPQDDPAGLLAQMVAHTRYEDIPADVIDLAKRAILDTLAVTIAGSGWEVAPAIADQVAEWGGTPQARVLVHGHAVPAPIAAFANGVMARAIDMGDVHETGGHVTEWNVPAMLSVLGIAPGPVSGRDFLTAYVTGAEVGVRASAALNLVRYHTNWGMPGEWNGPLCAAASVARILGMDADETWNAMGMAYTVHGMSEYNKYSEGTQMARVQHSFAGDTAVKAALLTRRGVTAPRGIFQGVPSGILRHIAWDDVRPELLTDGLGTRWQLAEGRSMKPYSACKFTHSFIASTATIMQGEGLDWRDIDRIDCIGSTSPRMTFEPAAAKWNPGTVAQAMFSAPYTIATAAMTGGFFLQDLHADLMMDDDRRALMQRVHILCDPDHVDQFEGFSVAITMQDGRRFAHVTPYVKGHSRNPMTWDDLADKLARCAPFAAIALPQVKLDRLVALCRDMEQVDDMTALIDCLTPSHPA
- a CDS encoding TonB-dependent receptor; translation: MKYGVQLSISLFALAAAQAAAAQTGAGQAAGSASDGDIIVTGMRASLSSAQNIKRNAQQLVDSVVAEDIGKLPDNNVVEALQRVPGIQVSPRARGESATVLIRGLPDVVTLVNGRNIFSTTGRSLSLADVPADLVAGVDVYKSRSAEQLEGGIAGLINVRTRRPFDFKGFEFALAGREVYSEQPDRIDPYASALISNRWSTGIGEIGALVSVSYHKTRYRDQTIYSGGYFGYNLDNSRAPYTPGVPLDPRGTSAADPKVFRTDVIGAFDRIGTRTRPAVNATLQWAPDDRLTIHADGLFYGYRERGNSNQNFTSVNGALLAPLVFVDDTKLVQSLSIANGRVANFGGAYQNKADRWQGALGADWTSGDWEASTEFSYTRSKATDIGNNLDIDFIASRTDAVFNDGSGAPRFTLPNDDIADPSRYYLSRLSTTRTVGDGRELAWRGDLSYRTPFLIFSGLDAGIRLSKRDAKSDSFTQTINCSATGAVRCNSIKAASLPGLITVTPGDFYTGTRQFVRQWATPTTDYLLNNIGSLRQLFGLALGDPAFQDTQHFDIEEKNYAGYGQANVDVGRLDGQIGVRVIRTDITSNAFLVLRGATSPVTIRNKSTDILPSLALRYKLKDNLFLRFAASKTITRPSFAQLNPALTLTPPVPGQQPFGRGSSGNADLRPVRSDNYDLSLEWYIDRSSSITATIFRRDVTGFIQSVTSNFDIDYLGVDNGVYQITRPENSGSGKLEGIEGGFTVFPKGLPTWLDGIGVSANGTYIKGKNKALSPLPGVIGFLDIPFQNVSKYSATGTLIYETGGFSARASYVWRDKYNAGLHFTGVNPNFITNGQISNLDLSISYELNPNFTIVADATNILKNLYQTSFNDPGLYPRDTVLYTRTFAVGFRAKI
- a CDS encoding FadR/GntR family transcriptional regulator: MMQDDDHPLSRPSNPPQRAVHDRIAHDLGIAIVGGRYQPGDILPGEERYSAEQGVSRTAYREAVRVLSAKGLVYSRTKSGTRINDRLRWNMLDLDVLAWMFEAGPTPQFLRDIFELRVVVEPAAAQFAALRRDGQDISRMGHALEEMRRFGLQTFEGRAADQSFHRLILLATRNESLTTLATSVTAVVAWTTRFARDERKESRDPMPDHDAVFDAIMRGDGEEARLKMLALIRNASADAGMS
- a CDS encoding alpha/beta hydrolase, producing MYSHRKLYGHFAKAVGCDALIVDYRRAPENSHPGPVEDAVAAYHWLLDRAFDRSCIAFVGDSAGRALVLSGMLSARDRNMPLPAAGMAMAPYLDTEAKGESYTSNAQRDRLGSRDATLQFIALLLGPDGDRHDPTANPLHADLTGLPPILIQVGGDDVLLDDSHALATKARAVGIETTLEIYPDEQHVFQFMAGEAPTADAAIERASHWLRRMLDLS
- a CDS encoding tyrosine-protein phosphatase, with the protein product MSQNKHILPTKRIHNFRDYGGYTVRGGGRLRPAMLFRSGEHSKATTSDLALVDDLALKAMIDLRSLDERVAKPNRYSVSSRAKILFSDSYIHARPPHEAIMDVAATPQMVRARLLEYYRISPFKPEQINCLRLYFSALIETDGATLVHCAAGKDRTGIAVALFHKIIGVEIGDIFADYLLTNEAGDLNDRIASFGYSVRAHLGDDLSEETLRISLSVEEQYLNEMFKSIYIQHESIEEYFRKILKFDNCQIDYLMNKFVV
- a CDS encoding phosphotransferase family protein, whose product is METRRVRDSDVDIWDRSEMESRIRHILERTVRLRSTGPYRPKSDAQVTAMLTGFFAAKGLEEIAISDVERMSGGASKEQFAFTLHHRASVHPERLVLRMDPLEAIAQTCRGREGEIQRIMGHHMPVALVRWFDADGDLLGQPAVILEFVRGVTQPSEGGAAGVSGMGGRLGSLIDRLAPQYIDALAKTHRFDWSRAHLRYFDAPRANSNQAAIWQVNWWSQVWWDCLVEPVPVVTLAERWLREHAPVCDAAMLVHGDLRMGNFMFEEHSGQFTAVLDWELAHIGDFHEDIAWTMQKLFGAWGDDGRFLVSGLLTREDFISRYQTASGNRIDPARLHYYEVLNAYKCAVMDLGQAMRASVASNNHQEVVLTWLGSAGAVFLNDIIQLIRRT
- a CDS encoding Zn-dependent alcohol dehydrogenase, producing MMKAAILNALDGTFQIENIDIDTPRGREVLVEVKASGLCHSDLHFAEQDFGVPLPAVLGHELAGVVLAIGPEVREFAVGDHVVGSLIQFCGHCRACIGGKTYQCTHPEETLRDDPAHAHRLTRNGEGVAQVFGTGAFAERALVHENQLAIVPKELPFAQASLLGCGTITGAGAAINTASVRPGDTVAVIGIGGVGLNVISGAQLAGAARIVAIDRQPKKEELARRFGATDFIDASAGDSVAALQALIPGGVDHAFEVVGIKATSEQAIKMVRKGGGAYLIGVHAPTSTIDVNVTVDLLTNQVDLRGVYMGSSNIKHDIPMYARLYLEGKLNLDDLISREINLADINEAYEELKGGSIARSVITSF